A stretch of the Nothobranchius furzeri strain GRZ-AD chromosome 5, NfurGRZ-RIMD1, whole genome shotgun sequence genome encodes the following:
- the LOC139069966 gene encoding uncharacterized protein — translation MSVTPAGILAAKNPALAKEIKHMSEKWSKRTRKLCNPWPSEGTFDVVACDNLELRIQDHKADGSKKRQQKREKEIQILDLFRNEGKIYRQNFKHAILKMKDKLDKPQKEVKAPAEEGLYPLLGTVTITGDFDLRDTFDKGPKGLDVDNAILKLTTSQQSDEAPGKEKHAKGSEEREFEQTTPPRGTHPKYCSTERRAVREEGRREIDCFAEHKDFLKRQPKANSYWIDLENKDEDVHDELNDVDQIIQDISEGLRKSLNHITGTHSDEVSENTTSTSKEKNFKPFYKPGIHSPERGDPNTGLTQEKEKPGPSNESRDLRPRHDLKPPIRYTNDGQYPILIKGTRANYIPWQSLDLTGLVSRLPEIQDGAGKWIRAFEQETTGLMLALGDLKAILARVVGTSAMGTLLASNGVQWMLDPMADGTEFNTHRNALWNILRAAYPNRIDPKALKGEPLSETESPASFVDRQLRRWKLETEEGPEGTPIMTSLFRTSLISTLPTPVRDKLEDVVGLDSMPHAQFRDHVVHAVDRYRKDNNKMIEQEKCAQRKLTQLHINDLQSKAKTQAAVVKSDSQVQALQTAVAPPQTPSQPVINVYPNQYGRQQPGPQRRFPNRFPNRYPTRQGWVQQNRPPLPGSCWGCGQMGHLYRDCPNPIPNPEWSGRGRGTRPNRGRGGPVNPWAAQQGF, via the coding sequence atgtctgtcacgccagcaggaattttggcagcgaagaatccggctttagcaaaagagataaagcacatgtcagagaagtggtcaaaacggacgagaaaactatgcaatccgtggccatctgaaggcacttttgacgtagtggcgtgtgataatttggaattgagaattcaggatcataaagcagatggatccaagaaaagacagcagaaaagagaaaaagaaattcagatcctggacttattcaggaatgaaggaaagatttacagacagaactttaaacatgccattctcaaaatgaaagacaaattggacaaaccccagaaggaagtgaaggccccagcagaagagggcctgtatcccctcttgggaaccgttacaattacgggagattttgatttgcgcgacacattcgacaaaggtcctaagggtttagatgtcgacaatgcaattttaaaattaacaacatcacagcaatcagatgaagcacctggcaaagaaaagcatgcaaaaggaagtgaggaaagagaattcgaacaaacaactccacctcgtggaacgcatccaaaatattgcagtacagaacgtcgagcggtaagggaagaaggacgaagggagattgattgttttgcagaacataaggattttttgaaaaggcaaccgaaggctaactcatactggattgaccttgagaacaaggatgaggatgtacatgatgagctaaacgatgttgaccaaattatacaggacatatctgaaggcctgcggaaatccttaaatcacatcacaggcacacattcagatgaggttagtgagaacaccactagcacaagcaaggagaaaaatttcaagcctttttacaaaccaggcattcattcaccagagcgtggtgatccaaatacaggtctgactcaagagaaggaaaaaccaggtcctagcaatgaaagccgtgatctgagacccagacatgacttaaaaccacctattcgatacactaatgatggtcagtacccaattttaattaagggcacaagagctaattatattccctggcagagcctcgacctcactggtttggtttcgcggctgcccgagatacaggatggcgctggaaagtggattcgggccttcgaacaggagacaactgggctaatgcttgcccttggagatctcaaagctattttggctcgagttgttgggacatcagctatgggaacattgctagcatccaatggagtccaatggatgctggacccaatggctgacggcacggagtttaacacacacagaaatgcactctggaacatactaagagcagcatatcccaacaggattgaccccaaagccttgaaaggtgagccactttcagagactgagagtcctgcgtcatttgttgacaggcagctcagacggtggaagctggagacggaggagggtcctgaggggacgccaataatgacttctctgttccgaacatccctgatttccactctcccgactcctgtgcgagacaaactggaggatgtggtgggactggactcaatgccacatgcacagttcagagaccatgtagtccacgccgtggaccgctatcggaaagacaataacaaaatgattgagcaagaaaagtgtgctcaaagaaaactcacgcagctgcacataaatgatctccagagcaaggcaaaaactcaggcagcagtggtgaaaagtgacagccaagtccaagcattgcagacagctgtggccccgcctcaaactccatctcaaccggttatcaatgtctacccaaaccagtatggtagacagcagcccggaccacagagacgatttccaaatcgtttccccaatcgctacccaactcgacaaggctgggtgcagcagaatcgacccccacttccaggttcatgttgggggtgtggccagatgggtcacctgtatcgagactgtccgaatccaattccaaaccctgaatggtctgggcgtggtcgtggaacacgaccaaaccggggaagaggaggtccagttaatccatgggcagcacaacaaggattctag